In Indioceanicola profundi, the genomic stretch ATGAATTCTGGCACGGTGCAGGCCTTCATGGCCGGCAACGCCCTGCTCCAGGCCCGGACCTGGCACAATTACCCGGCACCGGAAGCCATCATGTCCTGCGTCTATGAGGGCACCCAGCTCCCCATGGACAAGGCCTTGGCGGTGGAGGCCAAGTACTTCACCAAGCTGTTTCTAGACCCCGTTGCGCGGAACATGATCCGCACCCTGTTCCTGAACAAGGGCAGGGCGGACAAGCTGGCGCGCCGCCCGGCCGGCGTGCCGAAGGCGGAATTCCGCCGGATCGGCATGCTGGGGGCCGGCATGATGGGCGGGGCCATCGCCTATGTGGCGGCCTCCCGCGGGATCGAGGTCGTGCTAATCGACCAGAGCCTCGAGGCGGTGGAGCGTGGCAAAGGCCATGCCGCCAAGCTGCTGTCGAGCCAAGTCGCGAAGGGCCGGATGGAGCAGGCCGATGCGGACGCCATCCTTGCCCGCATCCTGCCCGGCACGGACTACGCGGCGCTGGCCGACGCCGACTATGTGATCGAGGCGGTGTTCGAGGACCGTGAAATCAAGGCGGAGGTGACCCGCAGGGCGGAGGCCGCCATGCCGGCCGGCGCAATCATCGGCACCAACACCTCCACCCTGCCGATCACCGGGCTGGCCCAGGCCAGCGTGCGGCCGGAGCGGTTCATCGGCATCCACTTCTTCAGCCCCGTCGACAAGATGCCGCTGGTGGAGATCATCCGCGGCGAGCGGACGGGGGAGGCAGCGCTGGCGGTGACGCAGGACCTGGTCCGGGCACTGGGCAAGACGCCCATCGTCGTCAATGACGGACGTGGCTTCTTCACCAGCCGCTTCTGCGGCGCCTACATGAACGAGGGGCAGACCTTGCTTCTAGAGGGCGTCGGTCCGGCGCTGATCGAGAATGCCGGAAGGCTGGCCGGCATGCCGGTGGGGCCGCTGGCCCTGGCGGATGAAACGGCCCTGGACCTCGCCTGGAAAATCTACCGGCAGTGGGAAAAGGATCTCGGGGCCGATTACGTCCCGGCAACCGGCTGGGATGTGGTCCGCCGCATGGTGGAGGAGTTCGGGCGGCCCGGACGAAAGGCGGGCAAAGGCTTCTACGACTATCTGGAGAGTGGGGAGAAACGCCTCTGGCCCGGGCTGGGCGCTCACTGGCCCCGGAAGCCGGAGGCGGAGCAGCCGGATGTCGAGGAGGTGAAGATGCGCCTGCTCTATGCCCAGGCCATCGATGCCGTGCGCGCCATGGAGGACGGGGTGCTGACCACGCCGGAGGATGGCGATGTTGGGGCCATCCTTGGCTTGGGGTATGCGCCCTGGAGCGGCGGACCCTTTTCGCTGATCGATACCGTGGGGGCGGCGAGTTTCGTCAGCCAGTGCGAGGCCCTGGCCGCCCGGCATGGCCCCCGCTTCGCCCCGCCGGCCCTGCTGAAGCGCATGGCGGCGGAGGGGCGGCGGTTCTATCCGCGGGCGGCGGCAAAGGCGGCCGCTTGAGGTGGGTCGCAAGCAGCGAAGCGGATTGCGACATGTGTTCGACGGATCTGGACGACGTCGCAATCCGCTCCGCTGCTTGCGACCTACGCCAGCCTACGGTTCGGCGTCAGGCACTGTCCTCCGGCGGGGACTGCATGTAGACGGCGATAAGGCGCGCCACGTCGACCAGGGCGGAGGCGTGGATGCGCTCATAACCATGGCTGGCGTCGATGCCGAAGCAGATGAGCGCCGTGCGCATGTCGTTGCCGGCTTCCAGCGCCGCGGCGCTGTCGCAGCGGTAATAGCGGAAGACATCGCGCTGGTGCGGGATGTGGAATTCCCGGCAGAGGCCGATCAGGCTTTTCGTCAGGCGCATGTCGAACGGCCCGGTCATGTCGGCCATGGCCACGGTCACCCCGAACTCGGACGAGTTCTGGCCCGGAGCCGTGGTGCCGTTATCAATGGTCACCATTTCCGACACGTCCTGGTGCAGGCCGGTGGAGGCGCCGCTGCCGACCTCCTCGCTGATGGTGACCAGCAGGTGGCAATCCACCGGCAGCTCCACCCCGGCCTCGAGCACCGCCTTGGCGGCGGCCAGCATGATGGCCACCCCGGCCTTGTCGTCCAGGTGGCGGGAATTGATGAAGCCGCTGTCCGTGACCTCCGGCTGGGGATCGATGGCGACGCCGTCGCCGACATGGATGCCCAGATCCAGGATGTCCTGCAAAGTGGTGCAGCGCTCATCGATGCGCAGCTCCACATGCCGCCAGCCGACCGGCTGGGTGTCGATCTCCTCGTTGAAGGTGTGGCCCGACGCCTTCAGCGGCAGGATGGTGCCGCGGTATCGCTTCGACTCCGCCATGATGGTGCAGCGCGCACCCTCGGCGAAGCGGGCGGACCAGTGCCCGATGGGCACCAGCTCCAGCCGTCCGTTCTCCTTCAGCCGCTTCACCTGGGCGCCCAGCGTATCGACATGGGCCACCACCGCCCGGTCCGGCGAATAGCGCCGGCCGGACAGGTTGGCACGGATGGCGCCGCGGCGCGTCATCTCGTACTTGATGCCGAGGCGGGTCAGCTCGTTCTGGAGAAACTGGATCGCCTCGTCGGTGAAGCCGGTCGGGCTCGGGATCGCCAAGAGCTGGCGCAAGGTGTCCAGCAGGTAATCCCGGTCGATCGGCAGATCCTTCATCCTCAATGTCCTCCGCGGGTATGTGGGAACAGTAGGTCGATGAACCGCTCCGCCGTCGGGGCCGGCTCATGGTTGGCAAGGCCGGGACGCTCATTCGCCTCGATGATGACGTAGTCCTCGCCCTCCACGTCGGGAACCAGGAAATCGAACCCGACAAGCGGAATATCAAGGGCCCGCGATGCCTTCACCGCCACTTCCGCCAGATGCGGGTTCAGGCGGGCGGTCACATCGTGGATCGTGCCGCCGGTGTGCAGGTTGGCGGTCTTGCGCACCGGCAGCACCTTGCCCTCCGGCAGCACATCCTCCATGGACAGGCCAGCGCTGCGCACGCAGCGTTCCGTTTCCGCATCCATTGGAATGCGGCTCTCCCCGCCGGTGGCGGCGGCGCGGCGGCGGCTCTGCGCCTCGATCAGCTCCCGGATCGTGTGCTGGCCGTCACCAACCACCTCCGCCGGGCAGCGGACGGCGGCGGCCACCACCTCATGCCCGATCACGATGATGCGCAGATCCTGGCCCTCGCAGAACTGTTCCAGCAGCACCGTCTCGCAATGGTGGCGGGCGCTGGCGATGGCCCGTTCCAGCGTCTCCTCGTCGCGGACATCTACGGTGATGCCGCGGCCCTGCTCGCCGCGGGCGGGCTTGACCACGATGCGGCCATGCTCCTCCAGGAAGGCCTTGTTGCCCTCGCCGAAATCGGCGACCGCCTGGGCCGGCACCTTCAGACCGTTCTTGACCATCAGCCGGCGGGTCACCGCCTTGTCGTCGCACCGGCTCATGGCAATGGCGCTGGTCAGCTCCGTCAAGCTCTCGCGGCAGACGATGCTGCGCCCGCCGGCGGTCAGGCTGAAGAAGCCGCCCTCCGCGTCCAGCACCTCCACCGCGATGCCGCGCCGGCGCGCCTCCTTCACCAGGATGGCGGCATAAATGTTTAGCTTGGCCTCATCCTCCGGCGGCGGGCCGATGAACAAGCTCTCATTGATCGGGCTCTTGGTCTTGAGCGCGAAGGCCGGGATGCGGCGGAAGCCCAGCTTCTCATAGAGCGCGATGGCCTGGTCGTTGTTGTGCAGCACGGACAGGTCCATGAAGGCGCGTCCACGCGCCTGGAAATGTTCCGCCAGCGTGCGAACCAAGCTTTCCCCGATGCCAGGGAAGCTGGCCTGCGGATCGACCGCCAGGCACCAGAGGCTGCTGCCGTTTTCCGGATCGTTGAAGGCGCGCTGGTGGTCCACGCCGGTGACCACGCCGACCACCTTGCCGTTGTTCTGGTCAATGGCGACCAGATGGGTCAGGGTCTGGCTGTTGCGGGTCTCGTACAGGAACTCAGGGGCGGGGGGCACCATGCCGCGGCGGGAGTAGATGCCGTGCGCGCCCACGGCCTCCTCCTCCTGGCGCAGACGCTGGATCGCATAGCCCTTGGGGCGGCGCCGGCCGGGGCGGTAGCCGCTCAGCCACAGGCGGTAGGTGTGGCTGGGGTCCAGGAACAGCTCCTGCGGCGCCCGGGACAGCGCGACATGGGGATCGTGCAGATACAGCGCGATGTCGCGCTGGCCCGGCTTCTCCTGCCGCATCACCTCGACCAGCCGGTCCAGGTCGCGGAAGGTATGGGCGAAGATCAACCGGCCCCAACCGCAATCCACAACCGATTCGGGGACCTCCTCGGGCATGGGGTCGGTCTGGGCAGGGGGGCGACCGATCAAGTTCAAGGTGGGGCTGGCATTACGCTCCAGACGGTGCTGGTGCGGCCCACGCGGAATGGTCATACGATCCTCCAGATATCGGCGGTTCTCGTTCGCGCGGAACCGCTCAGATGCCGTGCTCCTGGAACCAGAACTCGAGCAGGGCGACCTGCCAGAGCTTGGAGCCGCGCAGCGGCGTGATGTGCGCTTCCGGTTCCGCCAACAGCCGGTTGACATAGTTCTCCTGGAAAAGACCGCGGGAGCGAGCCTTCTCGCTGGTGACCAGATCGCGCACCAGTTCCAGGAAGGGGCCACGGAGGTACTTCAATGCCGGCACCGGGAAATAGCCCTTGGGACGGTCGATCACCTCCGATGGGATGACCTTGCGGGCGGCTTCCTTCAGCACGTATTTGCCGTCTTCGGCCACCTTCATCTCAGCCGGAACGCGGGCTGCCAGCTCCACCACCTCGTGGTCCAGGAAGGGCACGCGCGCCTCCAGGCCCCAGGCCATGGTCATGTTGTCCACGCGCTTGACCGGGTCGTCCACCAGCATGACCGTGGTGTCCAGCCGCAGGGCCTGATCCACCGCGCGTTCCGCCCCCGGCATCTTGAACCGCTCCGCCACGAAGGCGCGGGCATGGTCGGTGCCGTCGAACATGGCGGGGCTCAGCACCTGCCGCATCTCGTCGATGCCGCGATCGAAGAACACCTTGGAATAGGCGTCCACAGCCGCATCCGCGCCGGACACGTCCAGCAAAGGCGGGTACCAATGATACCCGCCGAACACCTCGTCCGCCCCCTGGCCGGACTGGACCACCTTCACATGCTTCGCCACCTCCTGGCTCAGCAGGTAGAAACCGATATTGTCGTGGCTGACCATCGGCTCCGACTGGGCGCGGACGCAGTTCACCAGCTCCGGCAGGGCACGGCTGCTGTCCACGAACAGCTTGCGGTGATCGGTGCCGAAGTGCTTGGCGACGATGTCGGAATACTGGAATTCGTCGCCCCGCTCCTCGCCTACCGTCTCAAAGCCGATGGAGAAGGTCTTGATATTGCTTTGCCCCTCCTCGGCCAGCAGGCCGGTGATGAGAGAGCTGTCCAGCCCGCCGGAGAGCAGCACGCCAACTGGCACGTCCGACACCAGGCGGCGACGCACGGAGGTGCGTAGAACCGAGATCACCTCCTCCTGCCAGTCGGCGAAGCTTTTCCGCTCGTCCCCCGGCTGCGGTCCGTAGGTGACTTCCCAGAATTTGGTCTCGGTCCGGGTGCCGTCCGGCTCCACCGTCATCAGCGTGCCGGGCGGCATCTTCTTGACGCCCTTCAAGATGGTGCGCGGGGCCGGCACCACGGCGTGGAAGCTCATGTAATGGTAAAGCGCCACCGGATCGACGCTCTGGTCGACGCCGCCGCCGGCCACCAGGGCGGGCAGGGAGGAGGCGAAGCGGAAGGCCTTGCCGCCGCCCTCGCCGGGCACCTCCGCCCAGTAAAGCGGCTTGATGCCCAGACGGTCGCGGCCCAGAACGGCGCGGCCCGACTCCCGCTCCACGATGCAGAAGGCGAACATGCCGTTCATGCGCTCGACGAAGCGCGGGCCCCAGGCATGGTAGGCCTTGATCAGCACTTCCGTGTCGCCGGTGGAGAAGAACCGGTAGCCCTTGCCCTCCAGTTCGGCACGCAGCTCCTTGTGGTTATAGATGCAGCCATTGAAGACGATGGACAGTCCCAGCTCGGAGTCCACCATCGGCTGCTGCGCCGCTTCGGAAAGGTCGATGATCTTGAGGCGGCGGTGGCCAAGCGCCACGCGCCCCTGCGCCACCACGCCGTGCCCGTCCGGCCCACGCCGGGACAGAACATCGCACATGGCCTGGACGGCAGCCACGTTGGGGGCATGGCCGGTCTTGGGTTGGATTTCGCCGCTGATACCGCACATCGGCTGTCGAGCTCCTTCGGTTCTTCACACGAGAGGGGCGCCCGACCCGTAAATGGGCCAAACACCAGGGATTCTCGCCCGCTCGCGCGGGAGGTTCCCTTCCTAAACACGGCGACAGGGCAATCGGATGATGCCGCAAGAGTGGTGGCCTTCGCCGGCGGACGCAAAGCGGACGGGTCCAGCTTTCCTGGCCCGTTCCTGACCGCCTGGCCTGTCGGCGCACCGTTCATATGCGGGGAGCGGAAAAATCGCCTGCATATGAGATCGCTGTCGCTGCTGCTGGCGCGCAGATGCGGCCGGCAACGACTTTCTACCTAGAAAGATGATACTTGTCCAATGCCACTGACGCATCCCGGCGTTGAAGCGGAGCGCCGTCCGCGGAAAGGACTTTGCACCGAAACGCAGATCTGGATCGGGCATGAGGGCGAGAGTCGATACCTGCCCTGATCACCTGGCGGTAAGCAGCCGCCCGGCCTTCAGCCTCGGGATGCACCGAGGGGAAGGCAGCCATGCAGGTCAAAAAATCGGGAATATGCAAGAACCGGCACCGGCCGGTGTTCATTGCTCCGACCTTGACACCGAAGCTGCCATGGCGGGAGCGGTCAGGCCGCTCCCGACACTTCCTCGCCGCCCAGCAAGGGCAGGTCCGGTTCTTCCGCATTGGGATTGCCGGGGGCGGTTTCCCACCCCAGGCCCGGCAGGGCGATGATGCGATTGCCCGTCCGGTCGTTGCGCGACACGATCACCGACCGCTGCTCCATATAGCTCAGCAAACGGCGCGCGCGCCCGGCGGAGCGGCTGCCGCAGGCGCGCGCCACCTCGGCATCGCTGGGGCAAGGCGCACGGTCCAGCGCCGCCCGTGCGATCAGCAGGAACACGCCCTGCATGTCCTCCTGCAGGCCGGCGGCGGCGCTGACCGCCTGATCCCATTCCGGGCTGCCGGCCGCCTTGGCGTCCACGCCGGCGCGGATCACCGACAGGCGGCGGCGGAAGGCCGCCATGTCCAGGCTCTCCCCGCGCACGCGGTGGATGCGGCAGCGGACCAGGAAGTCCTGGTACAGCACGGCATCGGTGCGGAAGGCGGCATCCGGGTCCGCCAGCACTTGGCGCAGGATATCGTCCAGCTTCTGCTCCATCTCCGCCGGGTCCGGCGGTTCCGCCTGGGCGTCCGCGGCAGCCTGGGCCGCGGCTTCCGCCTGCCGTTGCCCGGCTATACGGAGAAGCTGGTTGATGTCCTGCGGCGGGGGCGGCGGGGAGCGGCGGACGGGCTGGGCCAGCGGGGTCATCCGCTCCTCGTCCGTGGGCGTCAGGATCAGGTCGCGCGCATCCTCCTGCGGGGTCGTGGGCAGAGGCACCAGCTTGGGGCTGCCGCCCCGGCCGGCGGTTTCCACCGCACCGATGCGCAGCGGCAGGGGGCGGCGGGACAGGGCCGGGCCCAGGGCCACGAAATGCCCGCGCTCCAGGTCGCGGAACATCTCCGCCTGCCGCTTCTCCATGCCGAGCAGATCGGCCGCGCGGGCCATGTCGATATCCAGGAAAGTGCGGCCCATCAGGAAGTTGGAGGCCTCGGCCGCCACGTTCTTGGCCAGCTTGGCCAAGCGCTGGGTGGCGATGACGCCGGCCAGACCGCGCTTGCGGCCACGGCACATCAGGTTGGTCATGGCGCCCAGGCTGACCTTCCGCGCCTCATCCGACACCTCGCCCGCGGCGGCGGGGGCGAAGAGCTGCGCCTCGTCCACCACCACCAGCATGGGGTACCAGACCTCCCGGTCGGCATCGAACAGCCCGCCCAGAAAGGCGGCGGCCATGCGCATCTGCATCTCCACATCCAGCCCTTCCAGGTTCAGGACGACGGAGACGCGGTGCTGGCGCACGCGGGCGGCGACGCGCTGCAGGGAAATTTCGGTATGCTGGTCGGCCTCCACCACCACATGGCCGTACTTGTCGGCCAGGGTGACGAAGTCGCCCTCCGGATCGACGATGCATTGCTGGACATAGGGGGCCGACTGCTCCAGCAGGCGGCGCAGCAGGTGCGACTTGCCGGACCCGGAATTGCCCTGCACCAGCAGGCGGGTCGCCAGCAATTCCTCAAGGTCCATCGTCGCGGGCGCGCCGAGGTCGGTCAGGCCCATGTCGATGCTGATCTTCACAAACCCACTCCCTGGAAAAGCGGCGTGCCGAATCCTGATCGGCCGGCGGCACGCGGCCCTAGGGTATATCGCAGGCCAGGGCTTTCTTTCCAGTAAAGCAGGCCGGCAATGCAGGGTAAGGGTCAGCTCGCAGGTTGCTGCGTTTTTGCGCCTTCCGGCGGAAGTTCCCAGATCGTACAGCGCTGCCCATCGATCATCAGGGCATCCTGCCCGTATGGACAGATTTGGAAGTCCCGGGATTCGAAGCCCACGGCGATCTCGAACCTGGGATTTGCGATGCAAGCGCCGGAGAAGCGCACGAGGTGCCGTTCCGTGCCGCTTCCCTCCACCATGATCATGTCGCGCGAGACGGCCTGCCAGCTTCTGATGCTCCGCCGCATGATGCACCGGTTGCCTGGACCAAGATCCGCGACGTTCGGTTCCGGCGCAGGCGCTGCCGCCGGTCTGGTCCGCAGTGCACCCGCTGAGGGCCTGGAACACGCTCAGAAGCGTGGTTGAGGCGGAAATACCCGCATGGCCTGTCTCCCGCCCAGTCATTCAACAGAACAACCGGGTGGACCGAAGCCCGTTACGGCACGCCGAGTGCTGGATTGCTCATGCGGGTCGGAACCAGGGGCGGAGGCGAAGACCGACCCAATTGCCCGCGAGCGCGGCCGGCAACCAGACCCAGCCATGCAGGCTGCCAGAGGCTACACCGCCGAAATAGGCGCTGATGTTGCACCCCGTGCTGATCCGCGCGCCATAGCCCAGCAGCAGGCCGCCTATGATGCTCGCCGCCAGTATGCGCCAGGGCAGGCGCAGGTTCGGCGCGAAGCGGCCGGCCAGGGCCGCGGCCAAGAGGGCGCCGGCGATCAGGCCGAAATTCATGACCGTGGTGATGTCGGTGAAGATGCTGGACTCCAGGGCCGTGGCCTGGGCGGCATCGGCCCAGTAGTCCCAGAACAGGATGTCCTCATTCCAGTTCATGGCGACCTTGGACCCCCAGAGGGTGAAGGCATTGGTGATGCCCCAGGGCCGGCCGGCCACTGCCAGCGTCGCGAAATTCAGCACGGCCAGCGCTACGGCGCCCCACAGCAGCGGCCAGCGCCCGCGCAGCATACGGCGCCACAACGGCCCATCCGTCACGGCGCTGCTGTTCAGCTCATGCTGAAGCGTGCCGTGCCGGCGCTTCTCCAGCCAGACAGTCAGGGCGTAGACTGCGCCAAACACGGCCAGATTGACGGCCAGCGCCGGCAGCCAGCCCAGTTCCCCGATTAGCCAGACGGATTCGAAGCGGGGCAGGCTGTTCCACCAGGGCAGGTGCGGCGCGCCGACGGTCGAGCCGACGATGAAGAAGGCCAGGGTCACCAGCATGGCGGTGCTGCCCCCGCCGATGGTGTAGAGCGTGCCGGAGGCGCAGCCGCCGGCGATCTGCATGCCGATGCCGAACATGAAAGCTCCGGCCACCACCGCCGTGCCGACAGGGAAGATGATCCCGCCGACGGACTGGCCGAACAGGCTGCCATGGCCGAGCGCCGGGAAGAACAGGGCACAGGCCACAGCCAGCATCACCATCTGCGCCCGGATGCCGGCCCCCCGCCCGTCGGTCAGGAAAACGCGGAAGGCATGGGTGAAGCCGAAGGCGGCATGATAAAGCACGACACCGAGCGCACCGCCTAGCAGGTAAAGCACAGCTTGGCGTCCCGACACCGCATCGCCCAGCCAAAGGGCTCCGCCCGCCAACGCCAGCAGCGCCGCCAGGGCCGGCAGCCGGTTGACGGGCGGTTCGGTCGCGCTGCTCGCTGCGGAGGGCAGGGGCGCGCTGCCCGCCATTGCTGTGCTGCTCATACTACACCGCTAAAAATGTGGTTGGTTTGGCTTGTGCGAGTGGAAATGTAGGTTTGACGGGAGACCTTTAACAACCCGCCCCGTGCGCAATGTCGGCAACTCTCCGCCGCGCCGGGCGCGGGGCAGCGCCATAGGGCGGCCGGATCAGATCCATTTCAGCCAGCGGAGCAGCGCCAACTGAAGAAGCGCGAACAGGCCCAGAAGCCCGCAGACGATCAGAAAGGCATTGCCGCTCTCCGCACCCGGAATCCCGCCCACATTGATTCCCAGCAGACCCGTGACGAAGGTCAGGGGCAGGAACATGCCCGCCATCAAGGACATCAGGTAAAGGCGGCTGTTGAGCTGCTCCGTCAGCCGGTTTGCGACTTCGTCCTGCAGGACGGCGCCTCTTTCCCAGGTGGCGTTCAGCGCCTCCACATAGCGGGTGACGTCGTCCGCCACCTCCCGCAGGCGGAGCCGCTCCCCCTCGCTGAGCGGAGAGGAGTCGTCTGCCGCCAGTCTGGCCAGGGCATCGCGTTGCGGGGCGATGTAGCGGCGCAGGATCGCGGCCTGACGGCGCAGGCCGGCCAGACGGACGCGGGTGGTCCGGGGCAACTCGTCGGCATCGGGATCGGCCACGCTGTCCAGCACCTCCTCCATCTCCAGGATGATCGGCTCCATCATCTCGGTCATGCTTTCGGCCAGCATGACGATCAGGTCGCCGGGATCGGCGGGACCGTGCCCGGCGGCAATGGCGTCGCGCACCTGCGCCACGGCGAGAAGCCGACGCAGCCGCACGGTCACGATCCGGCGATCCTGGACCCAGATGCGCAGGGAGATCATGTCTTCCGGCTCCGCGCCGGGGTTCAGGTTGACGCCGCGCAGGATCAGGACCATGCCGCCCGCGACCTTGACCAGCCTGGGCCGGGTCTCCTCCGCCGTCAGGGCCTCCACCGCCAGCTCCGGAATCCCGCTTTCCCGCTCCAGCCAGTCCATGGTTTCCTGGACTTTGCGGTCCAGATGCAGCCAGAGCACCTCTCCCTCCGCCGGCTCGGCGAGGCGGGCCTCCGCCCAGCCCAGCCGTCGCCCGCCTCCGCGCCCATCCAGCATATGGCCGTGGATCAGGGGGCCGTCCGGCGTGATCGGGTCGTTGCTCTGGTGTGTTGTCATGGTCCGGTCCGCTGTGCAATTCGGCGCTGCGGGCGGACCCTACCATCAGTAGGCTTGCCGGGCAGCAGGACCGGCAGGGTCTATGAAGAGGTTGCGATAGATCGATTGCAGCGTTAACAGGGA encodes the following:
- a CDS encoding osmoprotectant NAGGN system M42 family peptidase, with product MKDLPIDRDYLLDTLRQLLAIPSPTGFTDEAIQFLQNELTRLGIKYEMTRRGAIRANLSGRRYSPDRAVVAHVDTLGAQVKRLKENGRLELVPIGHWSARFAEGARCTIMAESKRYRGTILPLKASGHTFNEEIDTQPVGWRHVELRIDERCTTLQDILDLGIHVGDGVAIDPQPEVTDSGFINSRHLDDKAGVAIMLAAAKAVLEAGVELPVDCHLLVTISEEVGSGASTGLHQDVSEMVTIDNGTTAPGQNSSEFGVTVAMADMTGPFDMRLTKSLIGLCREFHIPHQRDVFRYYRCDSAAALEAGNDMRTALICFGIDASHGYERIHASALVDVARLIAVYMQSPPEDSA
- a CDS encoding YeeE/YedE family protein, whose translation is MSSTAMAGSAPLPSAASSATEPPVNRLPALAALLALAGGALWLGDAVSGRQAVLYLLGGALGVVLYHAAFGFTHAFRVFLTDGRGAGIRAQMVMLAVACALFFPALGHGSLFGQSVGGIIFPVGTAVVAGAFMFGIGMQIAGGCASGTLYTIGGGSTAMLVTLAFFIVGSTVGAPHLPWWNSLPRFESVWLIGELGWLPALAVNLAVFGAVYALTVWLEKRRHGTLQHELNSSAVTDGPLWRRMLRGRWPLLWGAVALAVLNFATLAVAGRPWGITNAFTLWGSKVAMNWNEDILFWDYWADAAQATALESSIFTDITTVMNFGLIAGALLAAALAGRFAPNLRLPWRILAASIIGGLLLGYGARISTGCNISAYFGGVASGSLHGWVWLPAALAGNWVGLRLRPWFRPA
- the ngg gene encoding N-acetylglutaminylglutamine synthetase; its protein translation is MTIPRGPHQHRLERNASPTLNLIGRPPAQTDPMPEEVPESVVDCGWGRLIFAHTFRDLDRLVEVMRQEKPGQRDIALYLHDPHVALSRAPQELFLDPSHTYRLWLSGYRPGRRRPKGYAIQRLRQEEEAVGAHGIYSRRGMVPPAPEFLYETRNSQTLTHLVAIDQNNGKVVGVVTGVDHQRAFNDPENGSSLWCLAVDPQASFPGIGESLVRTLAEHFQARGRAFMDLSVLHNNDQAIALYEKLGFRRIPAFALKTKSPINESLFIGPPPEDEAKLNIYAAILVKEARRRGIAVEVLDAEGGFFSLTAGGRSIVCRESLTELTSAIAMSRCDDKAVTRRLMVKNGLKVPAQAVADFGEGNKAFLEEHGRIVVKPARGEQGRGITVDVRDEETLERAIASARHHCETVLLEQFCEGQDLRIIVIGHEVVAAAVRCPAEVVGDGQHTIRELIEAQSRRRAAATGGESRIPMDAETERCVRSAGLSMEDVLPEGKVLPVRKTANLHTGGTIHDVTARLNPHLAEVAVKASRALDIPLVGFDFLVPDVEGEDYVIIEANERPGLANHEPAPTAERFIDLLFPHTRGGH
- a CDS encoding ATP-binding protein, producing the protein MKISIDMGLTDLGAPATMDLEELLATRLLVQGNSGSGKSHLLRRLLEQSAPYVQQCIVDPEGDFVTLADKYGHVVVEADQHTEISLQRVAARVRQHRVSVVLNLEGLDVEMQMRMAAAFLGGLFDADREVWYPMLVVVDEAQLFAPAAAGEVSDEARKVSLGAMTNLMCRGRKRGLAGVIATQRLAKLAKNVAAEASNFLMGRTFLDIDMARAADLLGMEKRQAEMFRDLERGHFVALGPALSRRPLPLRIGAVETAGRGGSPKLVPLPTTPQEDARDLILTPTDEERMTPLAQPVRRSPPPPPQDINQLLRIAGQRQAEAAAQAAADAQAEPPDPAEMEQKLDDILRQVLADPDAAFRTDAVLYQDFLVRCRIHRVRGESLDMAAFRRRLSVIRAGVDAKAAGSPEWDQAVSAAAGLQEDMQGVFLLIARAALDRAPCPSDAEVARACGSRSAGRARRLLSYMEQRSVIVSRNDRTGNRIIALPGLGWETAPGNPNAEEPDLPLLGGEEVSGAA
- a CDS encoding N-acetylglutaminylglutamine amidotransferase, producing MCGISGEIQPKTGHAPNVAAVQAMCDVLSRRGPDGHGVVAQGRVALGHRRLKIIDLSEAAQQPMVDSELGLSIVFNGCIYNHKELRAELEGKGYRFFSTGDTEVLIKAYHAWGPRFVERMNGMFAFCIVERESGRAVLGRDRLGIKPLYWAEVPGEGGGKAFRFASSLPALVAGGGVDQSVDPVALYHYMSFHAVVPAPRTILKGVKKMPPGTLMTVEPDGTRTETKFWEVTYGPQPGDERKSFADWQEEVISVLRTSVRRRLVSDVPVGVLLSGGLDSSLITGLLAEEGQSNIKTFSIGFETVGEERGDEFQYSDIVAKHFGTDHRKLFVDSSRALPELVNCVRAQSEPMVSHDNIGFYLLSQEVAKHVKVVQSGQGADEVFGGYHWYPPLLDVSGADAAVDAYSKVFFDRGIDEMRQVLSPAMFDGTDHARAFVAERFKMPGAERAVDQALRLDTTVMLVDDPVKRVDNMTMAWGLEARVPFLDHEVVELAARVPAEMKVAEDGKYVLKEAARKVIPSEVIDRPKGYFPVPALKYLRGPFLELVRDLVTSEKARSRGLFQENYVNRLLAEPEAHITPLRGSKLWQVALLEFWFQEHGI
- a CDS encoding 3-hydroxyacyl-CoA dehydrogenase NAD-binding domain-containing protein, with product MTSSITIAVDAGGICTLTIDQPGRSMNVIDTRFADEFAAAVARAAKDDAVKGVLITSAKKDFLAGADLVGFEAWMEEARSQPVEQVYAELSKFTRTLRALETCGKPVACAINGTALGGGFEIALACHYRVAADTPSARLGLPEVQVGLLPGAGGTQRLPRMIGIQAALPLLLEGRHLSPEKARAAGLVHEIVAADSVAEAARAWLLSDNAAAVQPWDQKGFKVPGGAGGMNSGTVQAFMAGNALLQARTWHNYPAPEAIMSCVYEGTQLPMDKALAVEAKYFTKLFLDPVARNMIRTLFLNKGRADKLARRPAGVPKAEFRRIGMLGAGMMGGAIAYVAASRGIEVVLIDQSLEAVERGKGHAAKLLSSQVAKGRMEQADADAILARILPGTDYAALADADYVIEAVFEDREIKAEVTRRAEAAMPAGAIIGTNTSTLPITGLAQASVRPERFIGIHFFSPVDKMPLVEIIRGERTGEAALAVTQDLVRALGKTPIVVNDGRGFFTSRFCGAYMNEGQTLLLEGVGPALIENAGRLAGMPVGPLALADETALDLAWKIYRQWEKDLGADYVPATGWDVVRRMVEEFGRPGRKAGKGFYDYLESGEKRLWPGLGAHWPRKPEAEQPDVEEVKMRLLYAQAIDAVRAMEDGVLTTPEDGDVGAILGLGYAPWSGGPFSLIDTVGAASFVSQCEALAARHGPRFAPPALLKRMAAEGRRFYPRAAAKAAA
- a CDS encoding zinc transporter ZntB, with the translated sequence MTTHQSNDPITPDGPLIHGHMLDGRGGGRRLGWAEARLAEPAEGEVLWLHLDRKVQETMDWLERESGIPELAVEALTAEETRPRLVKVAGGMVLILRGVNLNPGAEPEDMISLRIWVQDRRIVTVRLRRLLAVAQVRDAIAAGHGPADPGDLIVMLAESMTEMMEPIILEMEEVLDSVADPDADELPRTTRVRLAGLRRQAAILRRYIAPQRDALARLAADDSSPLSEGERLRLREVADDVTRYVEALNATWERGAVLQDEVANRLTEQLNSRLYLMSLMAGMFLPLTFVTGLLGINVGGIPGAESGNAFLIVCGLLGLFALLQLALLRWLKWI